Proteins co-encoded in one Xiphophorus hellerii strain 12219 chromosome 10, Xiphophorus_hellerii-4.1, whole genome shotgun sequence genomic window:
- the tnrc6ba gene encoding trinucleotide repeat-containing gene 6B protein isoform X1: MEDKKRKKEDKRKREASQKVAEQKNKVTDVTKPAAAQSPAAQSSSASPSPVPAAAPTPATSGPGSAAPPAPGGNNAKRLAVANGQPASNTGSSSAAGLGAAGNGGGAQANQQPSRYMPREVPPRFRCQQDHKVLLKRGQPPLSSMLLGGGGDGPNTNMAAASDSASSLALTSPSVAASTNNYANSMWGASSGSQAPSQGKEKVIVDGNDLEEWPSIAGSDGGNGGLPVTSISASGGQPSPTSSFSLPNECMQLPNSAAWGSTAPQGHLGGGAAGPLLQQPSSVSKAPAVPGCHDASGSLDGSSGIPGANFSPNANPSAWPALVQQDGPAAANNASSLGLGGGAAGSLGGHPSISVNQSSAHQHQLHQMQSRDRDVGGGKWDGESAGPNISGGEGIGGGMDHGVGGSRVGAGDPSHAPSWRGQPYPAAYSKTGASRTDGWEGGAAEGDKGTLGWGYPSAENGGQTSGASQGGWGLPVGADRGVSSSDWGGGSNPAAEEMGNCSSSGSSSGSSTAGNPPTASSSTAPAASKAWDNQKGDGEVGEWGDGTEGQGGRGGSSSSGGNSRSGSGPNSNRIRRQAPNTETALQTLLTRSDLDPRVLSNSGWGQTQIRQNTAWDVVEQSKASSKHPVALGGPRTLSTDSSGPGVSPSLVPSTGSSGEGWESSSNSSSSGASLSGRGPPTACTNMRNMSQSGSVAPGVGSGLTQGKAAGWGRGDNHEAKDWGGEEWRGNSRAEKGGGWGDVGQQEKGTEGWKDVGGNDEGSGWGSKPKVGSGKNWLEQESKSGGGWDEERRSGTHSGGDLGGGGWGNWDSSAPRRSWGAGGTGGGGGGGGGVDGVGGMAPKPHQGWSGGNKMHQMPNSQPGSMPGPPAQPQQSQPRNQNPQLQQALDQGAMQGGGGGRKMAAQTQNQSSGWNSGPIPAGGGSGPEPSGWEEPSPQSISRKSEIDDGTSAWGDPTHYNYKPVNLWDKNSGAASQQPHGPGQNQQQQPGPPVQQQPNRPTVALPEPSGWGGASPASPSVDNGTAAWGKTSDAPTGWGEAADAGGKPAGWGNAPSNPIRSGSKSMQDGWGQKESSVAASRHSSWEDEEDGGGMWNNAGSQGSGSSWGQGSNGGWGQSNPGKKTSSKAPLKAAGDSWMSPINRQFSNMGILNDEPGGLNMDLPPEKKLEAEKRGMAMNDYNGEMRKGGRGPSGGVLYRPGSKEPAPADAVSYYDKTSHLANQDGCLGDEAPCSLNSPPTACKPHSLFSHSVPFRQGGHSIFGGTGGMAQSRHQPGVPPINQSPGMRAQVPHQFLSAQVPGSMLKPMPPPSGTVGGVGGGVFPPQLSPQHIAMLSIYPPQIQLQLACQLLLQQQQPPQPMLQNQRKFSPNVRPQTDPQQLARIMAVLQQQQRQHQQISGLGAGSKFSPSHHGGSGPKLPGAEPLPHPGLAGSVADLQQKPFGPYSGFGSAVNLPGLDLGGSMVGGASAMKDPAAPQSRFKWMMEGSCSPDASSPENAFHKNVPVTPIKMPGASHYSQFDLLVGDGASDSWHRTPGNKMAAKPSSAPSWPPEFQPGVPWKGIDRVDPESDPYMTPGSMMGNAVSPGLNDSEHQLLQDNTDSTPPLNTLLPSPGAWPYSASDSLLNNAHNSAKYTDYKTSWPPEPIGHKSWKASRSSSQAQLARPPPGLAGQKLPSSSPWTGGAPRLAGRGWSSGSTNTGSTWSDGNGRESCWLVLSNLTPQIDGSTLRTICMQHGPLLTFHLGLTQGTALIRYGFKQEAAKAQSALHMCVLGNTTILAEFVSEEEVARYIAHSQAGGAGSEGAAAAGTGSNAGDRAGAAAVEGSAPSSTAAASSSSGWQSLDGGPSDPAGVAQATGLGIFTQWSSNGGGGAEASRPALWGGMGGYPGGSGGLWASPALEDRHQMGSPASLLPGDLLGGGADSI, from the exons ATGGAAgacaagaaaaggaaaaaggaagacAAACGGAAAAGGGAAGCCTCTCAGAAG gttgcagagcaaaaaaacaaag TGACAGACGTGACCAAGCCGGCTGCTGCCCAGTCTCCCGCCGCCCAGAGCAGCTCCGCCTCCCCCAGCCCTGTGCCCGCTGCCGCTCCGACCCCGGCCACCTCGGGCCCCGGCAGCGCCGCCCCCCCGGCTCCGGGCGGCAACAATGCCAAGCGCCTGGCCGTGGCCAACGGACAGCCCGCCTCCAACACCGGCTCTTCCTCCGCCGCCGGCCTCGGCGCCGCTGGGAACGGCGGCGGAGCCCAGGCCAATCAGCAGCCATCGCGCTACATGCCGAGAGAAGTGCCGCCGCGATTTCGCTGCCAGCAGGACCATAAAGTGCTACTGAAGAGGGGGCAGCCGCCGCTGTCCTCCATGCTGCTGGGAGGAGGGGGGGATGGCCCCAACACAAACATGGCTGCTGCTTCAG ATTCTGCATCTTCATTGGCTCTCACCTCACCATCAGTTGCTGCTTCTACTAATAATTATGCAAATTCCATGTGGGGGGCAAGCTCAGGCAGCCAGGCCCCCTCTCAGGGCAAGGAGAAGGTCATTGTTGACGGCAACGACCTGGAGGAGTGGCCTAGTATTGCTGGCAGTGATGGAGGAAACGGCGGCTTGCCAGTGACGAGCATCAGTGCCTCTGGCGGCCAACCCTCACCCACTTCCTCGTTCTCTTTGCCCAATGAATGTATGCAGTTGCCTAACAGTGCGGCGTGGGGGTCAACTGCCCCCCAGGGTCATCTTGGAGGAGGTGCAGCTGggcctctgctgcagcagcccTCCTCTGTTTCCAAAGCCCCTGCTGTGCCCGGGTGCCACGACGCCAGTGGCTCCCTGGATGGTAGCAGTGGAATTCCAGGTGCCAACTTCAGTCCAAATGCCAACCCTTCAGCCTGGCCTGCTCTGGTGCAGCAGGACGGCCCCGCCGCTGCCAACAACGCCTCCTCCTTGGGGCTGGGGGGCGGGGCAGCCGGGAGTCTGGGGGGTCACCCATCTATATCTGTGAATCAGTCAAGCGCCCATCAGCACCAACTTCACCAAATGCAATCCAGAGACAGAGACGTTGGAGGGGGGAAGTGGGACGGTGAATCAGCGGGACCAAATATTTCAGGGGGGGAAGGGATTGGAGGAGGAATGGACCATGGTGTTGGGGGGAGCAGGGTAGGTGCAGGAGACCCGAGCCATGCCCCCTCCTGGAGAGGCCAACCTTACCCTGCAGCTTACTCCAAAACGGGTGCCTCAAGGACTGACGGATGGGAGGGAGGGGCAGCAGAAGGGGATAAAGGGACATTGGGGTGGGGGTACCCTAGTGCTGAAAATGGGGGTCAAACCTCCGGGGCATCTCAGGGAGGATGGGGGTTACCAGTGGGAGCGGATCGAGGGGTTTCCAGTAGCGACTGGGGTGGCGGGTCGAATCCTGCAGCTGAAGAAATGggaaactgcagcagcagcggcagcagcagcggcagcagcactGCAGGGAACCCCCCCACTGCGTCCTCATCCACCGCCCCCGCTGCTAGCAAAGCCTGGGACAATCAGAAAGGAGACGGGGAAGTTGGGGAATGGGGCGATGGCACCGAGGGGCAAGGAGGACGCGGAGGTTCTTCATCCAGCGGTGGAAACTCCCGAAGTGGAAGTGGGCCTAACAGCAACCGCATTCGTCGACAAGCGCCCAACACAGAAACTGCCTTACAGACCCTGCTCACCCGATCCGATCTGGATCCGCGGGTCCTGTCCAACTCTGGCTGGGGCCAGACGCAGATCCGCCAAAACACGGCCTGGGACGTCGTGGAACAAAGCAAAGCTTCATCAAAACACCCCGTCGCTCTGGGAGGACCCAGAACCCTCAGCACTGACTCATCAGGTCCGGGGGTCAGTCCCTCGTTGGTTCCCTCCACTGGGTCATCAGGTGAAGGCTGGgagagcagcagcaacagcagcagcagtggggCATCTCTGTCTGGGAGAGGCCCCCCAACCGCATGCACCAACATGAGGAACATGTCGCAATCTGGATCGGTGGCACCCGGTGTGGGGTCGGGGCTGACCCAGGGCAAGGCGGCGGGTTGGGGGAGAGGGGATAATCATGAAGCCAAGGACTGGGGGGGCGAGGAATGGAGGGGCAACAGTCGGGCAGAAAAGGGCGGAGGATGGGGGGACGTCGGACAGCAGGAGAAAGGAACGGAGGGCTGGAAGGACGTAGGGGGGAATGACGAAGGCAGCGGCTGGGGATCAAAACCCAAGGTTGGATCGGGTAAGAATTGGTTGGAGCAAGAATCAAAATCAGGTGGAGGTTGGGATGAAGAGAGGAGGAGCGGCACGCACTCAGGGGGAGATTTAGGTGGAGGTGGTTGGGGGAACTGGGACAGCAGCgccccccggaggagctggggGGCAGGAGGCACAGGGGGAGGGGGCGGAGGAGGCGGCGGGGTGGACGGCGTTGGAGGCATGGCGCCCAAACCTCACCAGGGTTGGAGTGGAGGAAATAAAATGCACCAGATGCCAAACAGCCAGCCGGGCTCCATGCCAGGCCCGCCGGCGCAACCGCAACAATCACAGCCCCGCAATCAGAACCCGCAGCTGCAGCAAGCACTGGACCAAGGGGCCATGCAAGGCGGCGGCGGCGGGAGGAAGATGGCCGCTCAGACGCAGAACCAAAGCTCAGGCTGGAACTCCGGACCAATCCCTGCCGGAGGCGGGAGTGGACCAGAACCGAGCGGCTGGGAGGAGCCATCCCCGCAGTCCATAAGCAGGAAGAGCGAGATCGATGACGGGACGTCGGCGTGGGGAGACCCAACCCATTACAACTACAAGCCAGTTAACCTGTGGGACAAGAACAGCGGCGCTGCTAGCCAGCAGCCGCACgggccgggtcagaaccagcagcagcaaccgGGACCTCCGGTCCAGCAGCAGCCCAACAGACCGACCGTGGCGCTCCCAG aACCTTCGGGCTGGGGCGGCGCGTCTCCAGCTAGTCCGTCGGTGGACAACGGTACGGCAGCCTGGGGGAAAACCAGCGACGCTCCCACTGGCTGGGGGGAAGCCGCCGACGCCGGAGGGAAGCCGGCAGGCTGGGGAAACGCTCCTTCAAACCCAATCAGATCTG GTTCGAAGTCTATGCAAGACGGCTGGGGACAGAAGGAGAGTTCGGTGGCGGCGTCACGCCACTCCAGCTGGGAGGACGAGGAGGACGGAGGAGGCATGTGGAACAACGCCGGCTCCCAGGGCAGCGGCTCCTCCTGGGGCCAGGGGAGCAATGGAGGCTGGGGGCAAAGCAACCCAGGGAAGAAGACCAGCAGCAAG GCTCCGCTGAAGGCTGCAGGAGATTCCTGGATGAGTCCCATCAACAGGCAGTTTTCCAACATGGGAATTCTG AACGACGAGCCCGGCGGGCTGAACATGGACCTGCCGCCGGAGAAGAAACTGGAGGCGGAGAAGAGAGGGATGGCGATGAACGACTACAACGGAGAGATgaggaaaggaggaagaggGCCGAGTGGAGGAGTGCTGTACCGCCCCGGGTCCAAAGAGCCGGCGCCGGCAGACGCAGTGTCTTACTATGATAAG ACCTCACATTTGGCCAATCAGGATGGTTGCCTTGGAGACGAGGCGCCTTGCTCTCTGAACTCGCCTCCCACCGCCTGCAAGCCCCATTCCCTTTTCAGCCACTCTGTCCCCTTTAGACAA GGCGGCCACAGTATCTTTGGCGGGACCGGAGGAATGGCCCAGTCACGGCATCAGCCCGGTGTCCCGCCCATAAATCAGTCCCCAGGGATGCGAGCACAAGTACCTCATCAGTTCCTGTCTGCCCAG GTGCCGGGCTCCATGCTGAAGCCGATGCCGCCTCCCAGCGGGACGGTGGGGGGCGTCGGGGGAGGCGTGTTCCCCCCACAGCTGTCTCCGCAGCACATCGCCATGCTCAGCATCTACCCTCCTCAGATCCAGCTGCAGCTG GCTTGTCAGCTcttactgcagcagcagcagccgccgcAGCCGATGCTGCAGAACCAGAGGAAGTTCTCACCAAACGTTCGTCCGCAGACCGACCCTCAGCAG CTGGCCCGCATCATGGccgtcctgcagcagcagcagaggcagcaCCAGCAGATCAGCGGCCTGGGGGCCGGCTCCAAGTTCTCCCCGTCCCACCACGGCGGGTCGGGTCCCAAACTCCCCGGCGCTGAACCGCTGCCCCATCCGGGCCTGGCCGGGTCCGTGGCGGACCTGCAGCAGAAACCCTTTGGACCGTACTCTG GCTTCGGTTCTGCTGTGAACCTGCCGGGTCTGGACCTGGGCGGCTCCATGGTGGGCGGCGCCAGCGCCATGAAGGACCCGGCGGCGCCGCAGTCCCGCTTCAAATGGATGATGGAGGGCAGCTGCTCTCCCGACGCGTCCTCACCGGAAAACGCTTTCCACAAAAACG TCCCAGTCACCCCCATCAAGATGCCAGGCGCCTCCCATTACTCCCAGTTTGACTTGCTGGTTGGAGACGGAGCGAGCGACAGCTGGCATCGCACCCCTGgcaacaagatggccgccaagCCCAGCAGCGCCCCCAGCTGGCCGCCCG AGTTCCAGCCCGGCGTGCCGTGGAAGGGAATCGACCGCGTCGACCCGGAGTCCGACCCGTACATGACGCCGGGGAGCATGATGGGAAACGCGGTCTCACCCGGCCTCAACGACTCGGAGCACCAGCTGCTACAAGACAATACTG ACTCCACCCCCCCCCTGAACACCTTGCTGCCTTCACCTGGTGCCTGGCCCTATAGTGCCTCAGACAGCCTTCTTAACAATGCACACAACTCAG CAAAGTACACGGACTATAAGACCAGCTGGCCACCAGAACCCATTGGACACAAGTCCTGGAAAGCTagccgcagcagcagccaggCCCAGCTGGCCCGGCCTCCGCCCGGCCTCGCTGGCCAGAAGCTGCCGTCGTCCTCCCCGTGGACCGGAGGAGCGCCGCGGCTCGCTGGGAGGGGCTGGAGCAGCGGCTCCACCAACACCG GTTCGACCTGGAGCGACGGGAACGGCCGGGAAAGCTGCTGGCTGGTGCTCAGTAACCTCACGCCGCAG ATCGACGGCTCCACCCTGAGAACCATCTGCATGCAGCACGGCCCCCTGCTGACCTTTCACCTCGGCCTGACCCAGGGCACCGCTCTGATCCGCTACGGCTTCAAGCAGGAGGCGGCCAAGGCCCAGAGCGCGCTCCACAT GTGCGTTCTGGGTAACACCACCATCTTGGCGGAGTTCGTCAGCGAGGAAGAGGTCGCTCGCTATATTGCACATTCCCAGGCCGGAGGGGCAGGGAGCGAAGGAGCCGCCGCCGCCGGGACCGGCAGCAACGCCGGCGACCGGGCTGGAGCCGCCGCCGTGGAAGGCTCCGCCccttccagcaccgccgccgcGTCTTCCAGCTCAGGGTGGCAGAGTCTGGACGGCGGCCCGTCGGACCCGGCTGGCGTCGCCCAGGCGACCGGCCTCGGAATCTTCACACAGTGGAGCAGCAATGGCGGCGGTGGGGCGGAGGCGTCCCGGCCGGCGCTGTGGGGCGGGATGGGGGGTTACCCCGGCGGCAGCGGCGGCCTCTGGGCGTCTCCGGCGCTGGAGGATCGCCACCAGATGGGAAGCCCCGCCTCCCTGTTGCCGGGCGACCTGCTGGGCGGCGGCGCCGACTCCATCTGA